The following are encoded in a window of Staphylococcus piscifermentans genomic DNA:
- a CDS encoding YpoC family protein: protein MLTKADFEEKEVILDQLAKNKKLTSPEGKSQLDDYLDLIQNYFCQINNISVINFEEIENYPIVPINFKERFNYIEARRHHFMGYRQMKTLVSELIKMNAAYKVRQSHRKQ from the coding sequence ATGCTTACAAAAGCTGACTTCGAAGAAAAAGAAGTGATTTTGGATCAGCTTGCTAAAAATAAAAAATTGACTTCTCCGGAAGGGAAAAGCCAACTTGATGATTACTTAGATTTAATTCAAAATTACTTCTGTCAAATTAATAATATTTCTGTTATTAATTTTGAAGAAATTGAAAATTACCCGATTGTGCCTATTAATTTCAAAGAACGCTTTAATTATATAGAAGCGCGTCGCCATCATTTTATGGGATATCGACAAATGAAAACTTTAGTTTCAGAACTGATTAAAATGAATGCCGCCTATAAAGTAAGACAATCTCATCGAAAGCAATAA
- a CDS encoding transglycosylase domain-containing protein, translating to MTERKGTANSKNSKSGKKQNKSIKRTIIKIIGFILIAFIVLALIGVLLFAYYAWKAPAFTDAKLKDPIPAKIYDKNGDLVKTLDNGQRRAHVELKDVPQHMKDAVLATEDNRFYQHGALDYKRLFGAVGKNITGGFGSQGASTLTQQVVKRSFLTDQKSIGRKAQEAYLSYRLEQEYSKDDIFQIYLNKIYYSDGVYGVKAAAKYYFDKDLKDLSLPEEAYLAGLPQVPNLYNVYDHPKEAESRKDTVLYLMHYHHRITKAEMEKAQDTPIEKNLVKRNADQRAIKADDKDPEMDSYVNFVKTELMAHPKYKDKNLGDVLNSGVKIYTNMDASVQKSLQDHINNGNYYKNDDQQVGSTIVDSKNGGLVAISGGRNFKDVVDRNLATDAHPTGSSLKPFLAYGPAIENMQWATNHAIQDESEYMVDGTTFRNYDTKSHGTVSLYDALRQSFNIPALKAWQQTKQDAGGDAPKNFAKKVGLNYQGEIGPSEVLGGSSSEFSPTDLASAFAALANGGEYNQAHAITKVVDQDGATTEFDWNHHRAMQDYTAYMLSEVLKGTFEAWGSAYGHGVSGVNLAAKTGTGTYGSEAYQQYNLPDDAAKDVWINGFTPKYSMSVWMGFNKVKDYGENSFVGHSEQEYPQYLLEDVMSDISPRDGADFNKPSSVDGSSKENLSVAGHPDNDTTNRKVNSNGTVGGNSSGSSNNSNSSNSSQQGNNSGQGNNNRQGNNSGQGNNQQGNNQQGNNNQSGGNALTKFFNLNAIFNNKAS from the coding sequence ATGACGGAAAGAAAAGGGACTGCTAATTCGAAAAATAGCAAGTCCGGTAAAAAACAGAATAAAAGTATTAAAAGGACAATCATCAAGATAATCGGCTTTATACTTATTGCCTTTATCGTTTTAGCATTAATTGGCGTTCTTTTATTTGCATATTATGCTTGGAAAGCACCTGCTTTTACAGATGCGAAATTAAAAGACCCGATTCCAGCAAAAATTTACGACAAAAATGGAGATCTTGTTAAAACGCTTGATAATGGTCAAAGACGTGCTCACGTCGAACTGAAAGATGTTCCGCAACATATGAAAGACGCAGTGTTGGCAACTGAAGATAATCGTTTCTACCAACACGGTGCTCTAGACTATAAACGTCTGTTCGGAGCTGTAGGTAAAAATATTACTGGCGGTTTCGGTTCGCAAGGGGCTTCAACTTTGACACAACAAGTTGTTAAACGTTCATTCTTAACAGATCAAAAATCTATTGGACGTAAAGCGCAAGAAGCATACTTATCTTATCGTCTTGAGCAAGAATACAGTAAAGACGACATTTTCCAGATTTACTTAAATAAAATCTATTATTCTGATGGTGTGTATGGCGTTAAAGCAGCTGCAAAATATTACTTCGATAAAGACTTGAAAGATTTAAGTCTTCCTGAAGAAGCATATTTAGCTGGTTTACCGCAAGTACCTAACTTGTATAATGTGTATGATCATCCTAAAGAAGCGGAATCACGTAAAGATACAGTATTATATTTAATGCACTATCACCATAGAATTACTAAAGCAGAAATGGAAAAAGCACAAGATACTCCAATTGAGAAAAATCTTGTAAAACGTAATGCTGACCAGCGTGCGATTAAGGCTGATGACAAAGATCCAGAAATGGATTCATATGTTAACTTTGTTAAAACAGAATTAATGGCTCATCCTAAGTATAAAGATAAAAACTTAGGCGATGTCTTAAATAGTGGTGTGAAAATTTACACTAACATGGATGCTAGTGTTCAAAAATCATTGCAAGATCATATTAATAATGGTAATTATTACAAAAATGATGACCAACAAGTTGGTTCTACAATCGTAGATAGCAAAAATGGTGGTCTGGTAGCCATCTCAGGCGGCAGAAACTTTAAAGATGTCGTGGATAGAAACTTAGCTACTGATGCTCACCCTACTGGTTCATCATTAAAACCATTCTTAGCATATGGTCCAGCTATTGAAAATATGCAATGGGCTACAAATCATGCTATCCAAGATGAATCAGAATACATGGTTGACGGCACTACATTCCGAAACTACGATACGAAGAGTCACGGCACTGTATCTCTATATGATGCCTTAAGACAAAGTTTCAACATTCCAGCACTTAAAGCTTGGCAACAAACGAAACAAGATGCTGGCGGCGACGCACCTAAGAACTTTGCTAAAAAAGTCGGCCTTAATTACCAAGGTGAAATCGGACCTTCTGAAGTACTTGGTGGTTCATCATCTGAATTCTCACCTACCGATTTAGCTTCAGCCTTTGCAGCATTAGCTAATGGCGGTGAATATAACCAAGCACATGCAATTACAAAAGTTGTGGATCAAGATGGAGCTACAACAGAATTTGATTGGAATCATCATAGAGCAATGCAAGATTATACAGCATATATGCTTTCTGAAGTCTTGAAAGGTACATTTGAAGCTTGGGGTTCTGCATATGGACACGGCGTTTCAGGTGTCAACCTTGCAGCTAAAACTGGTACTGGTACTTACGGCAGCGAAGCTTACCAACAATACAACTTACCTGATGATGCAGCGAAAGATGTTTGGATTAATGGTTTCACTCCTAAATACTCAATGTCAGTATGGATGGGCTTCAATAAAGTAAAAGATTATGGTGAAAATTCATTTGTTGGCCATAGCGAACAAGAATATCCTCAATACTTGCTTGAAGATGTAATGTCTGATATTAGTCCACGTGACGGAGCAGACTTCAATAAACCATCATCTGTTGATGGATCAAGCAAAGAAAATTTATCTGTTGCAGGACATCCAGATAATGATACTACTAACAGAAAAGTGAATAGTAATGGTACTGTTGGCGGCAACTCAAGCGGCAGCAGCAACAATTCCAACAGTAGTAATTCAAGTCAGCAAGGTAACAATAGTGGCCAAGGTAATAACAACCGACAAGGTAATAACAGTGGCCAAGGCAATAATCAACAAGGCAACAACCAACAAGGTAATAACAATCAAAGCGGTGGAAATGCATTAACAAAATTCTTTAACCTTAATGCAATTTTCAATAATAAAGCATCATAA
- the recU gene encoding Holliday junction resolvase RecU: protein MNYPNGKPFNTNKTKVGRTNHHQSSKIKYGGRGMTLEKEIEISNDYYLSIGKAVIHKKPTPVQIVDVSYPKRSKAVIKEAYFRTPSTTDYNGVYNGYYIDFEAKETKNKTSFPLKNIHEHQVKHMKSVYEQKGITFLLIRFKTLDEVYLLPYVPFEYFWKRAQQDIKKSITVEEIRKNGYHIPYQYQPRLNYLKAVDKLILDESEDRV from the coding sequence TTGAATTATCCGAATGGTAAGCCATTTAATACAAATAAGACTAAAGTTGGACGCACAAACCACCATCAGTCGAGTAAAATCAAATATGGTGGTCGCGGGATGACTTTGGAAAAGGAAATTGAAATATCCAATGATTACTACCTTTCTATAGGAAAAGCTGTGATTCATAAGAAACCGACACCAGTACAAATTGTGGACGTTTCTTATCCCAAACGCAGTAAAGCAGTCATCAAAGAAGCATATTTCCGAACACCTTCTACAACTGATTATAATGGCGTATATAATGGCTATTATATTGATTTCGAAGCAAAAGAAACTAAAAATAAAACCTCTTTTCCTTTAAAGAATATACATGAGCATCAAGTGAAGCATATGAAGTCGGTATATGAACAAAAAGGCATTACCTTCTTATTGATACGTTTCAAAACTTTAGATGAAGTGTATCTATTACCATATGTACCATTTGAATATTTCTGGAAGAGAGCGCAGCAAGATATCAAGAAATCAATTACAGTTGAAGAAATTAGAAAAAATGGTTACCATATTCCTTATCAGTATCAACCACGTTTGAATTATCTCAAAGCCGTTGATAAGTTGATATTAGATGAAAGTGAGGACCGCGTATGA
- a CDS encoding DUF1798 family protein, whose protein sequence is MMYTIIQQLIRYTQAMKERYQHAREGTQYSFDQDVVPFTKEIDNLISQLNGNAEYVIALPYMNKKKYHILIQNLETLSVECHYAKTSRKIFMEKLKSVKYDLKNIKESETHYG, encoded by the coding sequence ATGATGTACACAATTATCCAGCAATTGATCCGATATACTCAAGCGATGAAAGAACGCTATCAGCATGCACGCGAAGGGACTCAATATTCTTTCGACCAAGATGTTGTACCCTTTACTAAAGAAATTGATAATTTAATTTCTCAGTTGAATGGAAATGCCGAGTATGTCATTGCACTTCCTTATATGAATAAAAAGAAATATCATATATTGATACAAAATCTTGAAACACTCTCTGTAGAATGTCACTATGCCAAAACTAGTCGGAAAATTTTTATGGAAAAATTGAAAAGTGTGAAATACGATTTAAAAAATATTAAGGAAAGTGAAACGCATTATGGTTAA
- a CDS encoding DUF1273 domain-containing protein: MVKTAYITGYKSYELNIFKEDAPEIKYLKAFIENKIEALIDEGLEWVLIQGQLGIELWTAEVVIALKEEYPELKLGVIPPFQNHTERWNEQNQIQYQQITAHADFIDTVHHAPYEGPYQFKQTDLFMLEHSDITVLLYDEEQEASPKFFKRMLVDFAEQTNYTCDIVTFDEINLFINDLQWSEEESFE, encoded by the coding sequence ATGGTTAAAACTGCCTATATTACAGGGTATAAATCTTACGAATTAAATATATTTAAAGAAGATGCACCTGAAATAAAATATTTAAAAGCCTTTATTGAAAATAAGATTGAAGCTTTGATTGATGAGGGCTTAGAATGGGTATTAATACAAGGGCAATTGGGCATAGAATTGTGGACAGCTGAAGTTGTCATCGCGTTAAAAGAAGAATATCCTGAGTTGAAACTAGGGGTCATCCCACCTTTTCAGAATCATACTGAACGGTGGAATGAACAAAATCAAATACAGTATCAGCAAATTACAGCACACGCGGATTTCATAGATACTGTTCACCATGCCCCATACGAAGGACCTTATCAGTTTAAACAGACTGATTTGTTTATGTTAGAACACTCTGACATAACAGTTTTGTTATATGATGAAGAACAAGAGGCGAGTCCTAAGTTCTTCAAGCGAATGTTAGTTGATTTTGCAGAACAAACAAATTATACTTGTGATATTGTAACATTTGATGAAATAAACCTTTTCATCAATGATTTGCAGTGGTCAGAAGAAGAAAGTTTCGAATGA
- the gpsB gene encoding cell division regulator GpsB produces MADVSLKLSAKDIYEKDFEKTLARGYRREEVDAFLDDIIADYQKMADLDSEVVKLNEENHKLKKELEELRLRVATSRPQENKNFSSNGSTNNVDILKRISNLEKAVFGK; encoded by the coding sequence ATGGCAGATGTATCTTTAAAATTATCAGCGAAAGATATTTATGAAAAAGATTTCGAAAAAACTCTTGCCCGAGGCTATAGAAGGGAAGAAGTAGATGCATTCCTAGATGACATCATTGCAGACTATCAAAAAATGGCTGACTTAGATAGTGAAGTCGTTAAATTAAATGAAGAGAATCATAAGTTGAAGAAAGAACTTGAAGAACTGCGTTTACGTGTAGCAACTTCTAGACCACAAGAAAACAAGAATTTTTCATCAAATGGCAGTACGAATAATGTGGATATACTTAAACGCATTTCTAATTTGGAAAAGGCAGTGTTCGGCAAATAA
- a CDS encoding THUMP domain-containing class I SAM-dependent RNA methyltransferase, translating to MYQLLAVCPMGLESVVSKEVNELGYDTEVENGRIFYEGDETAIAKSNLWLRTSDRVRLVMGRFKATEFDSLFEQTKSIPWETIIPVDGNFPVQGRSVKSTLHSVPDVQAIVKKAIVERLKDAYSHKGWLDETGAKYPVEVAIHKDQVLLTIDTSGSGLNRRGYRLAQGEAPIKETLAAAMIRLANWNGNTPLIDPFCGSGTIAIEACLIAQNIAPGFNRSFVSETWDIMPEGLYDQLRDEADRQADYDKEVEVYAYDIDPEMIEIAKRNADEVGLGEVIHFEVKDVNTLDIHTDQPIALIGNPPYGERIGDRDEVEEMYRYLGKLMKEHPNLSEYILTSNKEFEFLTQRKATKRRKLFNGYIECTYYQYWANKK from the coding sequence ATGTATCAATTATTAGCTGTCTGCCCAATGGGTTTAGAATCAGTTGTATCTAAAGAAGTAAACGAACTTGGTTATGATACAGAAGTTGAAAACGGCAGAATATTTTATGAAGGTGACGAAACAGCTATTGCTAAAAGTAATCTCTGGTTACGTACTTCCGATAGAGTACGTTTAGTAATGGGACGCTTTAAAGCAACTGAATTTGATTCACTGTTCGAACAAACTAAAAGTATACCTTGGGAAACAATTATCCCTGTAGACGGCAATTTTCCTGTACAAGGACGTAGTGTCAAATCTACTTTGCATAGTGTTCCAGACGTTCAAGCCATTGTTAAAAAAGCAATTGTAGAACGCTTGAAAGATGCATATTCACACAAAGGATGGTTAGACGAAACAGGTGCTAAATATCCAGTGGAAGTCGCTATTCATAAAGATCAAGTGTTATTAACCATTGATACTTCAGGTTCAGGATTAAATAGACGCGGCTATCGTTTAGCGCAAGGTGAAGCACCAATTAAAGAAACCTTAGCGGCAGCTATGATTCGTTTAGCTAACTGGAACGGAAATACGCCATTAATTGACCCATTTTGCGGTTCAGGTACGATTGCAATCGAAGCCTGTTTGATTGCTCAGAACATTGCGCCTGGCTTTAACCGAAGCTTTGTCTCAGAAACATGGGATATTATGCCAGAAGGTTTATATGACCAATTACGTGATGAAGCAGATCGACAAGCTGATTACGATAAAGAAGTAGAAGTTTATGCTTATGATATTGATCCTGAAATGATTGAAATCGCAAAACGTAATGCAGATGAAGTCGGTTTAGGTGAAGTTATTCATTTTGAAGTGAAAGATGTTAATACTTTAGACATTCATACCGACCAACCAATTGCCTTAATTGGTAACCCGCCATATGGTGAACGTATTGGTGATCGTGATGAGGTTGAAGAAATGTATCGCTATCTCGGAAAATTAATGAAAGAACATCCAAACTTATCTGAATACATTTTAACTAGCAACAAAGAGTTTGAATTTTTAACTCAGCGTAAAGCAACAAAACGCAGAAAATTATTCAATGGCTATATTGAATGTACTTACTATCAATATTGGGCAAACAAAAAATAA
- the rarD gene encoding EamA family transporter RarD, whose protein sequence is MNQEFKRGIIYSLIAYILWGTLPIYWSLLNDIGPFEILAYRIILSMIFMVALIIAIGKYSQFVNSIKLLTMKQLIALTAAGYIITINWGTFIWAVNNNHVLQSSLGYYINPLVSIVLAMIFLKERFNKMEWLAIILAVIGVLYMTIRIGEFPIVSIILALSFGFYGLLKKIVPIDALSSITYECIVTTPAAIIYIIYLWTTHQSSVGFNMPTLWLVFSGAITAIPLISFSAGARRIPLSLMGFIQYIGPTLMFILGVFVYKEPFNTNQLITFIFIWAGIIIYCISRYIQMKKDKNPAV, encoded by the coding sequence TTGAATCAAGAATTTAAGCGTGGGATAATTTATTCCTTAATCGCCTACATTTTATGGGGAACTCTTCCTATTTACTGGTCATTACTCAATGATATTGGTCCATTTGAGATTCTTGCTTATAGAATTATCTTGTCTATGATATTCATGGTCGCTTTAATCATTGCTATAGGTAAATATTCTCAATTTGTAAATAGTATTAAATTATTAACAATGAAACAACTGATAGCTCTGACGGCCGCAGGTTATATTATTACGATTAATTGGGGCACTTTTATTTGGGCTGTCAATAATAATCATGTACTACAATCCAGTTTAGGTTACTATATTAACCCTTTAGTCAGCATCGTGCTGGCCATGATCTTTTTAAAGGAACGTTTTAATAAAATGGAATGGTTGGCTATCATTCTTGCTGTTATCGGCGTATTATATATGACTATCCGAATCGGGGAGTTTCCAATCGTATCAATAATCTTGGCATTATCCTTTGGATTCTATGGACTATTGAAAAAAATAGTACCTATAGATGCGCTCAGCAGTATTACTTACGAATGTATCGTGACTACACCTGCTGCGATAATATATATCATTTATCTTTGGACAACTCATCAATCATCAGTCGGATTCAATATGCCAACATTATGGTTAGTGTTCTCAGGCGCCATCACAGCTATACCACTTATCAGCTTCTCAGCAGGTGCACGTAGAATCCCATTATCTTTAATGGGATTCATTCAATATATAGGTCCGACATTAATGTTTATACTTGGCGTATTCGTTTACAAAGAACCATTTAATACCAACCAATTAATTACGTTTATCTTTATTTGGGCAGGTATTATCATTTATTGTATTTCTAGATATATTCAAATGAAAAAAGATAAAAATCCAGCGGTATAA
- a CDS encoding dynamin family protein, protein MSSTNQLDILYKLKKEVEKSNHEDLVHIINQVIKKVYLNQFTLTFVGHFSAGKSTLINLLLEQEILPSSPVPTTSNTAIVSVADESEIIANLEGQKYTRLSDYEEVKQLNRQNGDVESVEIKFESDKFNKGFTLQDTPGVDSNVSMHQASTEQFMFTSNIVFYTVDYNHVQSAMNFQFMKRLNHAGIPVVFVINQIDKHNDEELSFKDFKQNIENAINEWDLDILRTFYVSKFDYPENQIDELSDFLIEQDNHRESMEDYIQRITQFITDDQLSYIQSEMQDILSILDIEEAQFDQAYLNFQQNKSVSEEAQLLNDPDKLFNYLKYQRKKILDNAYLMPHEMREKIREYLESRVKTFKVGGLFNKKKKTEEERQARLDKVMSELQDLVNQQVRQPMREDMSFLTRFINQSSVNQAILNQHYEIPENLISDLYQEQMSISNQYVLNFCDDVVKAIHNFIKKDSEPLLKDAVKYAETQNIADEDESADYGEYEKYIKLRELRESLETHNYQHYYIHLDDSLDKLIDRTEIKYTKEELNQPERQEKSTKEIANQETEDIDLSVIKQGIDIIEPVPLFQQTKDDLNAAIDRMDQQIVKIGVFGTFSAGKSSLINALLGDTYLVSSPNPTTAATTELSYGDSSAITLKKEEQLLAELNQLVESQQFHFDSLNDFKATDTTALKNSLKKEQLAFVNAVKSHVDLYQEMIENGLTHDINQDEVKKWSAEDSYAAFVETVHLKLPIEWLKNKIIVDCLGLYSNNQRHSNETEKILTSSDLILYVSYFNHSFTDNDKAFIEYMKEMNQLNENQTFKMVINAVDLAETKNDLEAVEDYVSDALNQVNMPAEIYSVSSRRALKEGDSGLNALKESLDYFASVESKVVLQHQMKSQLEQISQSFTEMSQDYQNNRQEMEKRQTKIQEIEQQGAIPETTLSTSKQHTYNEVEDQIYHLNERLKLQLFDEVRTVFNAQMTKNKDFEDEKRTAVKTYLEQIHGRLYMEQTLIAERIKKFFNQQLEEQLAPVVKKLNHLHILIHPHFNIDMNKEAIDTLHIDFEAMNQALPKKLSKKRLLQPKAQKEIQEDITMNTVELLQDEINLLRQQLEQQVKLMGQTAETQISDISEEIHHQADELLKVKIDTSLIKQIDNANQQLKSIL, encoded by the coding sequence ATGTCTAGTACGAACCAATTAGATATTTTATATAAATTAAAAAAAGAAGTAGAAAAATCCAACCATGAAGATTTAGTACATATCATTAATCAAGTAATTAAAAAAGTATATTTAAATCAATTTACGCTCACTTTTGTGGGTCACTTTTCAGCAGGGAAGTCTACACTGATCAATCTTTTATTAGAACAGGAGATTTTGCCAAGCTCTCCAGTGCCTACTACTAGTAATACAGCGATTGTCTCTGTAGCAGATGAGAGTGAGATTATCGCTAATTTAGAAGGCCAAAAATATACAAGGTTGAGCGACTACGAAGAAGTGAAACAATTAAACAGACAAAATGGGGATGTTGAGTCTGTTGAAATTAAATTTGAATCCGATAAATTCAATAAAGGCTTCACTTTACAAGATACACCTGGAGTAGACTCCAATGTATCCATGCACCAAGCTTCAACAGAACAATTTATGTTTACCAGTAATATTGTTTTCTACACAGTAGATTATAATCACGTTCAGTCTGCAATGAACTTTCAATTTATGAAACGTCTTAATCATGCAGGCATTCCAGTGGTTTTTGTTATCAACCAAATTGATAAACATAATGATGAGGAATTATCCTTTAAAGATTTCAAACAAAATATCGAAAATGCTATTAATGAATGGGATTTAGACATATTGAGAACTTTCTACGTCTCTAAATTTGATTATCCTGAAAATCAAATCGACGAACTTTCCGACTTTTTAATCGAACAAGATAACCATCGCGAGTCAATGGAAGATTACATTCAACGTATTACACAATTTATTACAGATGATCAACTCTCTTATATCCAATCAGAGATGCAAGATATTTTAAGCATTCTAGATATTGAAGAAGCGCAGTTTGATCAAGCATATTTAAATTTCCAACAAAATAAGTCAGTGAGTGAAGAAGCGCAATTACTCAACGATCCTGATAAATTATTTAACTATTTGAAGTATCAACGTAAAAAAATTCTGGATAATGCTTATCTGATGCCTCATGAAATGCGTGAAAAAATCCGTGAATATCTAGAGAGTCGCGTAAAGACTTTCAAAGTCGGCGGGCTATTTAATAAAAAGAAAAAAACGGAAGAAGAACGACAAGCGCGTCTAGATAAAGTGATGTCAGAACTGCAAGATTTAGTGAATCAGCAAGTAAGACAGCCGATGCGCGAAGACATGTCATTCTTGACACGATTCATCAACCAATCTTCAGTCAACCAAGCTATATTAAACCAGCACTATGAAATTCCTGAAAATTTAATTTCAGATTTATATCAAGAACAAATGAGTATCAGTAATCAATACGTCTTGAACTTTTGCGATGATGTCGTGAAAGCAATTCATAACTTTATTAAAAAAGATTCAGAACCATTGTTAAAAGACGCTGTCAAATATGCTGAAACACAAAATATTGCTGATGAAGACGAATCAGCAGATTATGGAGAATATGAAAAATATATTAAACTGCGAGAATTACGAGAGTCCTTAGAAACACACAACTACCAACATTATTATATTCATTTAGATGATTCTTTGGATAAACTCATTGATCGGACGGAAATTAAATATACCAAAGAGGAACTTAACCAACCTGAACGTCAGGAAAAATCCACTAAAGAGATTGCAAATCAAGAAACAGAGGATATTGACCTTTCTGTAATCAAACAAGGTATCGACATTATCGAACCTGTACCTTTGTTCCAACAAACGAAAGATGATTTAAATGCGGCTATCGACAGAATGGATCAGCAAATTGTTAAAATCGGGGTCTTCGGAACATTCAGTGCAGGTAAAAGTAGTTTAATTAATGCCTTACTGGGAGATACGTATCTCGTAAGTTCGCCTAACCCTACGACAGCAGCTACAACGGAATTATCTTATGGCGATTCAAGTGCTATAACTTTGAAGAAAGAAGAGCAACTATTGGCTGAATTAAATCAACTTGTTGAATCTCAGCAATTCCATTTTGACAGCTTAAATGATTTTAAAGCTACAGATACAACCGCTTTAAAAAATTCTCTCAAAAAAGAACAGTTAGCCTTCGTTAATGCGGTAAAATCTCATGTTGATTTATATCAAGAGATGATAGAGAACGGTTTAACTCACGATATTAATCAAGATGAAGTTAAAAAATGGAGTGCAGAAGATTCCTATGCTGCATTTGTAGAAACTGTGCATTTGAAATTACCGATTGAATGGCTGAAAAATAAGATTATTGTTGATTGTCTAGGTCTGTATTCCAATAACCAGCGTCATTCCAATGAAACAGAAAAAATACTAACATCTTCAGATTTAATCTTGTATGTAAGTTATTTCAATCATTCATTTACAGATAATGACAAAGCTTTCATAGAATACATGAAGGAAATGAATCAATTAAATGAAAATCAAACTTTCAAAATGGTCATAAATGCTGTGGATTTAGCAGAAACTAAAAATGATTTAGAAGCAGTTGAAGACTATGTATCAGATGCTCTGAACCAGGTCAATATGCCTGCAGAAATCTATTCAGTATCTAGTCGACGTGCCTTAAAAGAAGGCGACAGCGGCCTTAACGCGCTTAAAGAAAGTTTAGATTACTTTGCTTCTGTTGAATCCAAAGTGGTCTTGCAACATCAAATGAAGTCACAATTAGAGCAAATCAGTCAATCCTTTACTGAGATGTCTCAGGATTACCAAAATAATCGTCAAGAAATGGAAAAACGTCAAACTAAAATACAAGAAATTGAACAACAAGGCGCTATTCCAGAGACAACTTTATCTACATCTAAGCAGCATACTTATAATGAAGTCGAAGATCAAATTTATCATTTGAATGAACGTTTAAAGTTGCAATTGTTTGATGAAGTTCGAACTGTATTTAATGCACAGATGACTAAGAACAAGGACTTTGAAGATGAAAAACGTACTGCTGTCAAAACTTATTTAGAGCAAATTCACGGCAGACTTTATATGGAACAAACTTTAATTGCTGAACGTATTAAAAAATTCTTTAATCAGCAATTAGAAGAACAACTTGCCCCTGTCGTAAAAAAATTAAATCACTTGCATATTTTGATTCATCCACACTTTAATATCGATATGAACAAAGAGGCTATCGATACGCTGCATATTGATTTTGAAGCTATGAATCAAGCATTACCTAAAAAATTATCCAAAAAACGCTTATTGCAACCTAAAGCTCAAAAAGAAATTCAAGAAGATATTACCATGAATACTGTAGAGTTATTGCAAGATGAGATTAATCTATTACGTCAACAACTTGAACAACAAGTGAAATTGATGGGGCAGACTGCTGAAACGCAAATCAGTGATATTTCTGAAGAAATTCATCATCAAGCTGATGAACTGCTTAAAGTAAAAATAGATACATCATTGATTAAGCAAATCGATAATGCAAATCAACAACTTAAATCAATTTTATAA